tgggaggccgaggcgggtggatcatttgagctcagaagttcgagaccagcctgagcaagagtgagaccccgtctctactaaaaatagaaagaaattatatggacagctaaaaatatatatatagaaaaattagccgggcatggtggcgcatggctgtagtcccagctactcgggaggctgaggcaggaggattgcttgagcccaggagtttgaggttgctgtgagctaggctgatgccacggcactctagcccgggcaacagagtgagactctgtctcaaaaaaaaataataataataaaaataaaatgagttttattcCTACCTCACATCATACATAAAAAATTCACTCAAAGAGGATCATAAACCTATGTATAGatctaaaagtataaaactcttaCAAGGAAACATATGCataaattttcatgaccttgggttagacaatgatttcttaaatatgacactaaaatcacaaatgataagagaaaaaatgaaagcgATGGCCTTGCAAAGCCAACAGGAAGACACCTAATCCcccaatttccccagtaacagttaaagatcaatcctatgagttctctcactaacagggaCCCTGCAGTTCtattttgcacaacttctgaaaggaGTTGAATGGtcagaaaagagatgtaaatctctcttacaaaatttttttttgagaatctgcttttacagaattcctgagtaaacagcaggagaacaaGCTCCAAGCCTCAACCGTATCTCGAGGACAGAGTCCCATGTCCTCTGATGATCCCTTCTCCAGaattcctgagtaaacagcaggagaacaaGCTCCAAGCCTCAACCGTATCTCGAGGACAGAGTCCCATGTCCTCTGAtgatcccttctccaaggaaaggcaggaaatcAAGTCTTGGACttttgacatccttgcagttttttcTTACCTACCCACTGCCACTTCTGTTATCAACAGAATCACTATCAAacagccatcactattttttttccttctcttcatcccccttaaaatcagcgagccacttggcctcactgctgggacccccttctctttctttgggatgccacacccacgccatctctctctctctctttctctcctttgagaaggataaaataaactttttttacttttatatcttaatttctgcatgagaaatctttctccacctgcgtgttgagcacctactaatcTTCCCAGCCTAACACTGTCTACTTCCCAATTCCCCTCATTTGTAATTCTTCTGAGGGTTAACAGAAGAAATACAGTTAAAGTTCTATTTCTTGTACCTTCACCTTTCCACAGTATGTCTCCACTCTGTTCTATAGAATGGCTTTAGtattgcttttacattttttaatttttttattttattttatttatttatttttgagacagtctcactctgttgcccgggctagagtgctctgtggcgtcagcctagctcacagcaacctcaaactcctgggcttaagcaatcctcctgcctcaacctcccaagcagctgggactacaggcatgtgccaccatgcccggctaattttttctatatatttttagctgtccggttaatttctttctatttttttaagtagagacagggtctcgctcttgctcaggctggtctcgaactcctgacctcgagcgatccacctgcctcggcctcccagagtgctaggattacaggcgtgagccaccgcgcccggcctacttttaCTTTATAGAGATTTAAAACTTTAGCTCTGTTCTGCTCAGTACCCCTAAGTAAGACTTTGTGTAAAGCCACCAACTTTAACGAGTCTTGGCTATTCTTTGAATGCTTCCCCGTGACTGCTCTCTCGCACCAGCCCTGCCTTAGCTCATGGGAAACAAAACCAGTTAGTGTCCCGTTACCTGGCCTTAAGGAGCAGGGGTGACCCAGAGGCCTGCACCCAGGGAAGCGTGTTCTATGGGACCCCTAAGAGCAGGAGATGAACCTTGCAAAGGAGGAAACAAATGCATTTTCACAGATCAAGTCTCCCCTACACTGTCGGCCCTCCAAGTCCGGAGTCACTGTGACTCAGCAGAATCTGAGCCTAAGGGACTGCAGTTTGCATCCGGCTTTTTCCACCTCTTTTCGTGCGGAGGCCCGAAGGACGAGGGCCAACAGAGCCCCACACTCTTACCAGAAAGTTCCTCCTTTTATGCCTAGGTAGTCTCGGGACAGTGCAGATGGCCTTGCCTCCCACCCCTAGCCAGATCTTTGAGGCGCCTGTCCCCACCcgttacacaaacacacacacacagccctcagGGGACTTTTCTAGACTTTCGCCGAAGGGGGCAGGCGCGCGTCCTGGGGGAAGGCGAGGGGGTGGGGAGTCTCTCTCCGCCAGACTCGCTCCCAGTAACTGCAGCCTTGGCGTCCTCGGCCGGCGCCCCAGGGCCCAGGCGGCGGGCCCCGCCCTTGCTGGCTGCCAGCTCCAGTGGGCAGGGCCAGGTAGAGTATAAAGGACCGGTGTGCCGCGAGCAGCACTCGGGACTCCTCCGGGGTTGCAGCCCACGCAGCACTGCGTAGTACTCTGCCCACGCCAGGGTCGCCCCGGCAACCGCCAGCCCAGCCAATCAGCGCCCCGGACCGCGTCAGAGCCATGGCTGGTGAGTACAGCAGAGGACGAGTCGCTTGGGGTTCCCGAGCCTTGGCTCCTCTGGCAGAGGCAGTAGGGGCCTGGCCCTGAGTCTTTTCCCTTGACTCAAAGCGGAAAAAGTGAAGAGATTAGGGTCCCAGGAGGGGCCTGGACCAGACTCCGGGATAGGGGGAGCTTCTGTTTGCACCCTGGAGTCTCGgaacctcccccaccccaccctcacaaACTCTGGTGGTCGTTTGGGAGAGACTTGATCTTGGAAGCAGAAAGTCCCTCCAAAACAGGGGTCTGAAACTGATCAAATCCAAATCTGACCCACTGTCCATACCTCTTTTGGCCTgatagtatttatttgtttattttattttatttatttatttttgagccagagtttcgctctgttgccaggctagagtgctgtggcgtcagcctagctcacagcaacctcaaagtcttgggctcaagcaatcctcctgcctcagcctcccgagtagctgggatcacaggcatgcaccaccatgcctggctaattttttctatatgtttttagttgtccagctaatttctttctattttgagtagagacagggtctggctcttactcaggctggtctcagaactcctgagctcaaatgatccacctgcctcggcttcccagcgtgctaggattacaggcgtgagccaccgctcccagcagGCCTGGTggtatttaaacattttgaaataagttgctagcatttaaaatacaaataggtgatttcacttaaaaatgtggATTCCTGGCTTCTGGAGGAAAACCGGAAGATCTGGAGATTTGTGGGCTGGAGCTGAGGAAGCTGCTGCCTTTAGTTTAATAAAGAACAGACCCCAGTGCAGACTGCTTGGCCCAGGAGACGTTTTTCATTGTGGCCCTTGGATTAGGCAAACCGACCTGGCAATGAGTCCATTTCAGTGACAGCCTTCCCATCCTCGATCAACTTGGGGAACCTGGAGGCCTCCCCAGCTCTATCTGATGCATAAATGACCAGCTGAGCTCTTTCCCAGAGGGCCTCGCTCTGAGATTGGACAGCACTAAGACttagggggaggagggagtggcaAAACTCTTCCTTTTTGTGATTCCTAACCTCTGAACCTAGTTCTGCCTCTGAAAACACAGGTGCATCCACAGAATCTCATCTTACTAAAGGTGAGTGGAGGAAGACACTGCTCTTGCAGTTGACAAACTGTAATTGTCAGAATCTCTGAGAAGAGGACTGCACTGGGGATTGGAAGCCCACCCAGAGGTGCTGGCAGAGACAGCAGGGAAGGGATTTTGACAGCTGATGAAGCTTCCCACTGGCATGCTAGCTGCCGTTTTCCTCTACTTCATTCTTCAGCTGCCCGGAGGCATAAGCACCCCTTCCCCAATACTAGGGCAAGAACTATTTTCTGACTTTGCAGTCGTTCAGAATGTTCTGTATTTCTGTGTAGCTTAAACACAAAAAAGGGAGGTGGTAATGAGGGAAAATGGGAAGATCTGGGTCTTGTATAACTAGTTTTAGTCTTACCTAGCTAACCAAACCTTGAGATTAACCCAAGCATCCCGGGCATTTGTTTACGGCCCATAGGTGTGTTTGGCTGGCACACATGTTCCCTTGAGGATTCAGGTGACAGCAGACGGCCAAAGCACAATTCAGGAAACTGATAGGAGGACTTGCCCTCATTACTTTTCCTAGTTGGTTTTCCTTGATTGCTTATTCTCTCTGCCAAAAAGATCATGTGGGTAATAAATCTTTTACTGTGAAATGTATCTAGATATACTCCACATTAAAACGGTGAACCCCAATCGCTTTCTTTCTCTGttagttttatctttttggtCATTAAGTTGTCCTGTGTTGGTCATCAGTGAAACCATGCAGTTTGACAGTTTAAAGGTTAGTAAGAACTCTTGGTTTCAGATTGGCCTGAGGTTGAAGGCAGAGAATAGTAGGAATGTTGGAGCAATAGATGAGGACAGAGCTTACCTCTCAGGGGACAGTCCAGAGATTTTGTCCACCAGAATTTAGGCTTCACGAAGACTAAAGGTTTGTGTCTATTTTGTACACTAATGGATCCCAAGTGCCTGGAACAGTGGCCGGCACATGGTAGGTACCCAGGAAAACGGTTGTGGAAAAGCTGGGAGGATTGGTTAGTGGGAAAGTTAGCATTTCagggggagaaagaaaagttGGCTGGTGTGGACTTggatggaaatgaaaagacagcATGATGTGGAAAGAACAAGGGCTttcagggacacagagaagtgaTAAACTGGGGTCATAGTTCACAGGGACTGAGATATGGCAGTGAACCAGTGCACAGAGAGAGACACATTAACAAAGTTGTGCTGAGCTATGTTAGCTGTATTCGCTTCAATTACATATAGCCATCTAATGACATGCGTGACAAGCAGAAATGCTTGCTAAACTGGGGGTACTGAGAATCAGCCCATTTGtctttcaagactcagctcaaatggcagttcctcaaaagggcCTTCCTAAGCAGCCAGCCCTGAAGCTACCAGTTCTCCTCTGTAGAATATTGTTCCCTACCTGTCCTATCAAGCTAATGCCATTGTACCCTAAAGAGGTTCTTTTGTCTTATTGTCTCTTAGGGTAAATTCTCAGAAAGTCTAACTCCTCCCAGGTCATGTTGCTTAGCTAGTTAAGTGGCAGGAATGGGAAATGAACCCTCCAAGTTCAGAAAACTTAATTTTGTCCATGAAAAATGATGTGGAAACTAGTGACACAAGATTATTACTTTTGGGTAGTAAATGATGTGGAAACTAGTGACACAAGATTATTACTTTTGGGTAGTAAGTCTTCTGATTTACCCTTTCTCTCTGACAAATAAGCACGCATATTCTTTTAATTGTAAATGAATGTTCTGTTAATTGCCTGTTCAGAACCTTTgatcatttttctattgagttgtttgtagGAATCTATTTTAGGTACTACACCTTTGTTGGTTAGATTTGTTGCAAATATACTTGTTTGTGTCTTgccttattttaacttttttttttttttttttttttgaaccagagtctcactctgttgcccaggctagagtgctgtggcatcagcctagctcacagcaacctcaaactcctgggctcaagcaatcctcctgcctcagcctcccgagtagctgggactacaggcatgcgccaccatgcctggctaatttttctgtatatgtttttagctgtccagatcatttctttctatttttagtagagatggggtctcactcttgctcaggctggtctctaactcctgagctcaaacaatccaccccacctgcctcagagtcccagagtgctaggattacaggtgtaagccacctcAGGCCAgccttattttaacatttttaaggtcGGGGTATGCCTATAGCTATTAGATGGTGAGCTTGAAAGAGCAAGAGATGAATATCCTAGACTTGCTAATTTGCTGTGAAGTGCCTTTATTGTCTTACTACTTAGGAAATGCTTATAAATATTGATGAGAAGTCAATAGACTAAAAACTGTCAAAGCAGCATTCAGTAAACATTGATAAGACTAATGCCAAggtaaatcacaaagaaaatgtaTTCCAGCCTTGAAggtaaattttaacaaaatgcaCGTCAGAGCTTAATATGCTCACATTTCTCTCAATTGTGTTAAATCCATATGATCAGAAAAGGGTAGGAATTTGTTGAGGCAGTCTCAGGaattccttttcccttccccaggccatccaaaattttaatattttaaaattattccagcTTCACTACTCACTGACTATGCAAACTTGGACAACTTACtgaacttttctgtgcctcagttttctcatctgtaacatggggataCTAATTGTATTGACCTCATAGGattgtgtcttagtccattttgtgctacTACAACAATACCtgggactgggtaatttataatacagagaaacttatttctcacagttctggaggctgggaagtccaagatcaaagcactggCAGGTTTGGTTGTCTGGTAAGAGCTGCATCTTCTGGAGGGGAGAAACATGGTTTCCTCTCGTGGTGGAAGGTGAAGGCAGAAGAAAGGCAAATGGGCCAAGCGCCTCTTCCATAAGGGCATTAAACACATGaaggagggaggagccctcatggcctaatcacttcttaaaggctcCATCtgttaatactatcacattggcaacacctgaattttggaagggAAACATTCAAAACATCAGGGGGTTGTTGTGACAAAGGAGAAAGAATGTAAAGCTCCCAGAGCAGTGCCTCCACACTTACTAGGTACCCATTAAATGCTGTTTTTGCAAACATAATGCATGCTTGTTCTAACAATTTTATTGATACAAaagagccactgcaccaggccaggtgcagtggctcatgcctgtaatactagcaatTTGGgaaggcaaggtgggaggattgcttgggtccaggagtttgagaccagcctgggcaatagcaagatgccatgtctacaaaaaataaaaaatcagctgggtgtggtggtgcgcacctgtagtaccagctactcaggagggtgagaggcaggaggatggcttgagcccaggtgtttgaggctgcagtgagctatcatgatgacccagcactccagcctgggcaacaaagcaagactctgtctcaaaaaaaaaaaaaaaaaaagggtcgaAGAAAGGtcgggtgcagtagctcatgcctgtaatcctagcactctgggaggctgaggcaggcagattgtttgagctcaggagttcgagaccagcctgagcaagaatgagaccccatctctactaaaaatagaaagaaattatatggacagttaaaaatgtatatagaaaaaattagctgggcatggtggcgcatgcctgtagtcccagctactcgggaggctgaggcaggaggatcgcttgagcccaggagtttgaggttgctgtgagctaggctgacgccacggcactcactctagcccgggcaacagagtgagactctgtctcaaaaaaaaaaaaaaaaaggtcgaAGAAAAAGTTAacctttctttctgcctctatCCCTTTGTCATTTCCTACTTaacaaagaaaactattaatagttaaatgtGATCATTCCATATCTTTTTTTCCCGTACCAATATACTGTAAATctacatacataaatatgtagtttcttttccttccttccctctttccttctctgtctctcatctttctcctttctttttttttttttttgaaacagagtctcgctctgttgcccgggctagagtgctgtggcttcaagctcacagcaccctcaaactcctgggctcaagcaatctttctgcctcagcctcccaagtagttgggactacaggcatgcactggctaatttttttctatatatatatctttagctgtctagatcatttctttctatttttagtagagacggggtctcgctcttgcgcagtctggtctcgaactcctgacctcaagcgatcctcccaccttggcctcccagagtgctaggattacaggcgtgagccaccgcgctcggcctctcctttcttttaaataaaaatggcttcACACTCAGTTAACAATATATCACAGATATCTGTCTGGATCACTCTATATAGTTTACTCATTCTTGTTAACAGCATAATTTCCTGTAGTATGGAGATAGCCATAATTTATTCAAATGTTCGCCATAAATAGACAATCAGGTTATATCTGATTTTTGCCAGTGAAAAGAATGGTGCAGTACACATCCTTGCTCCTATATCCAAAAGCTTTTAGTCTGTAGAACAGATTCCTCCAAATTGGAGAGCAAGATCAAAGATTtatatgtctttaaaattttaagagactCAGCCTGATTACTTTCCCCAAAGGTTGAGGCAATTCATAGTCCCCCCAGTAATGTGCCAGTTTTCCTACAATCTTAATAGCCCTCAATgttatttatcttaaattttttgcCGGTCTCATGAGTAAATagctcattttaatttgctttgccTGACAGGCCAGGccgagcatcttttcatttgtttgttgctATTTGCATTTCCTCTCTGTGAACAGTCTGTTCAGACCCTTGACCCACTTTTCTGTTGCATTGTCTGTCTTTTCCTAATTATTTGTGGGCATTCTTTGGGATTTTAACTCTTGGTGATAAGAGGTACAGAgttcttctctttttcattgtctttcaaCTTTGTTTATGGTGCCTTttgctaaataaaatttttttttgtctttatgtaGCTGTCTGTCAAGCTTTTCCTTCATGGTTTCTGAATCTGCAGTCTTTCTTAAAAAGTATTCTCTACCCTGAGGTTATACAAATCctacttttcctcctcttctaattcttttcattaaaagaaTTTTAGTTCTTTAATCTGCCTGGAAATTGTTGCTATATGTGGTATATTgggtaattaaaaacaaaaactctttggTGAATACAGTAGACAGACTGAAAAGTGCACAAGTTCTAGGTggattttcacaaactgaaaatTTGTGTATTcacccagatcaagaaagagAATGTTGCTAGCACCCCACAAGTCCCTTTTATGCCCTTCTAGTCACTACTGGCAAATACCACTATGCTGACTTCTAATACCTagacaggttgaatatcccttatctgaaacaCTTGGGAAcagaagtgttttgggttttagatttttttggattttggaatatttgtattaatCTTACAAGTTGAGCATCCCAGATCTGAAAATCTgcaatctgaaatgctccagtgagcatttcctttgagtgtcatgtcgacacttaaaaaatttcaaattttggagctTTTCAGATTTGAGACGCTCAACCTGGAATAGTTTTCCGggagaatcattttatttttgtgcagATGGCTAATTAAATAtgccaacaccatttattaaatcaGCCACTGACTTAAATCCTTCCTGTAATCATTGGTACTTctaaggagaaaatatatttctggtgGCAGGCGATGGACTGCAATAACAAATGTCTAAGAAAGCTGCCCCTTCCGTTCCAGACCCCAGCTCCCCTGTAGCTGAAGCTTTGCTGGTTGGTAATGGGTTTTCTCCACATGTCTTGTGTGTGTCTCAATAGCCAGAAAAGCACTGATCGTACTGGCTCACTCAGAGAGGACATCCTTCAACCATGCTATGAAGGACGCTGCTTTAGAGGCTTTGAAGAAGAAAGGATGGGAGGTGGCCGTGTCGGACCTCTATGCCATGAACTTCAATCCCATCATTTCCAAAAAGGACATCACAGGTGAGATCCCTACCTCTCCCCCCTTTAATTAGTTCTTTGTGGATCTCCTTGCCTGTGGGTTCTCTGGCCCAGCCTTGGCCCCTGTGACCTCAgcctcttttttccctctctgcagGTAAGCTGAAGGACCCTGAGAACTTTCAGTACCCTGTGGAGTCTGTTCTAGCTTATAAAGAAGGCCGTCTGAGCCCGGATATTGTGGCTGAACAAAAGAAGCTGGAAGCTGCAGACCTTGTGATATTTCAGGTATGCTAGGACATCAGAAGGGGTATCAGGGACACTTGAGTTCTTATTGTCCTAGACCTGTCACCTAATTAGATATGGGATCTTAGAACAGTCACCCACTTTATTCTTTGTAAATAAGGGTGATTACTTCAAAGGTGCAGAATTACACAGCTTTACAGATATCGTGAATTTGGCTGTATTACTCTTTACATATATGAATGTGACTGCAAAGATGATACATAAGCCTTGAGCTTGTTTTCCCCCATGTGCCTAATCTTCCCTCCAATTAGTGAATCCTGATGGACTGACTTTCAAAATTTACACTTCTCCCCCTTTCGCCATAAGAATCCCAGTTTGTGGAGTGATGCATGAGACATTGATTTTTCTGCTGAAGGGcgctttgttttttggtttttgtgaaacaaggtcttgttctgttgcctgggctattgTGTGGTGGCGTTAtcattagctcactgcaacctcagactcccaggctcaagccatcctcctgtccctcctagtagctgggactacaggtatgcactaccacacctagctaatttttatatttttttgtagagacagggtctcactacgttgctcaggctagcctcaaattcctggcctcaagggatcctcccatcttggcctcccagagtgctaggattacaggcatgagccactgcatccagcctacTTATCCCCTTTTCTGTAGGTCTAGGTATATTTGTGCCTTTCAAATATTGGAGAAAGCTATTAAGTCTTAAAAATTCCTTCCTCTAGTTTTCTTCCTCtggtcatatattttaaatcatgaatcAAGGATAAGAAGAAATActagggccgggtgcagtggctcactcctgtaatcctagcactctggaaggccaaggcggatggatcgtttgagctcaggagtttgacaccagcctgcgcaagagcgagaccctgtctctactaaaaatagaaggaaattagctggacaactaaaaatacatagaaaaaattagccgggcatggtggcacatgcctggagtcccagctactcgggagggtgaggcaggaggatcgcttgagcccaggagtttgaggttgctgtgagctaggctgatgccatggcactctagcctgggcaacagagcaagactctgtcttaaaaaataaaataaaataaaataaaaagaggaaatactgGTGTAGTTCTTACTCTGCTTCTATTAGGACAAGAGGTCAAACAAGACTTTCTCAAGGGAATTCCCTGATAAACCTTAGGCACATTGTTTGCATTTTTGAGTGGTTTTGTTTATTCTAAATGATAGGATTTTACATCTGTGACCACAAGGAACAGTCATATTTTTTGATACCACACCTATTAAGCAAGCTCTTGGGAAAATGTTGATTTAGGGATCACACACTGAAGCAGACCTTGTCTGCAATTCTTGCTGTTTAGACTTCACTGCCAAATGTGATTTCATACAAACAAATCTTATTTGCATGTGCCTTTATTCAGGCCCGCCCACTATGGATATTTTTAGGCAGAAAAAGGAGCGTCAAGTTTGTTGACCAAGgacaataattttctcttttcttaaatgtGCTAACTTCTCCAGAAGAAATGACAACGACCTGAGGAAAGGTTCCCTCACAGTGAGCAGCAGCTAAGCACCCTGAGCTGCCTTCTGGGCTGGGGGTGTGTGTCCCTGATCTGACCTCTTTGATGTCTTCTGTCGCACAGTTCCCACTGCAATGGTTTGGAGTCCCTGCCATTCTGAAAGGCTGGTTTGAGCGAGTGCTGATAGGAGAGTTTGCATACTCATACGCTGCCATGTATGACAAGGGACCTTTCCGGGTAGGTGAATGGCTTTGAGTTTCCTAACATCTGGTTTGTGGGTAAAGTCTTTCCTGACGCAGAGTTTTGAGCACAGTTAGATACTAAGCTCAGGGTCCAGGTCCCTTGGGAGAGATGTATGATacagttttcacagaagaaatgaCATGACGtttgggatttattttaaaatactccagaAAAAAAGGGGGTCTGGGCATTGGATAAAACTAGAATGGCAAAATATTGAGAGGTGAAGCTGGGTGACAGATgcattgttatattattttttcttttatgtatgttGGAAATTTTCCATGATAAGAATAAAGTCTGTCTTCATTTTTTGGAGACCCAAATACTGCACAAGAAACACTTTGAGACCTTCTGGATTAAAGGTCTTGTCCTACTCCATGCCTAGACACATGGGGAGACAGATAAAAAGGACTAATCACCAGGGTAGCTGGTTTTGGCTACTGTGACCGCCTTGCCCTGGCTGGCCCCATGCAGAAGTATGGAATCCTTGGCCGCCCCAGGCTACCTGTCTGTGGACCATCTAGGCTGGCACTTCTGCAGGGTCACACTGTGTAGCTCAGAGGAGCCAAGGTATGAAGTAATATAAGCAGCAAATAGGGTAGACTTGTGGGTTCTTTTCCCTGGGGCTGTTTCATTAACTTCTTGTCACCAAGGGgatgctgttttttttcttttcttttccagaataaaaAGACACTGCTTTCCATCACCACTGGTGGCAGTGGCTCCATGTACTCTCTGCAGGGTGTCCATGGGGACATGAATGTCATTCTCTGGCCGCTTCAGGTACCTCATTTTCAATGAACCTCCAGGGGAATTCATTAATTGAGCCTCTTATGGGGTCCAAAACCTCAAGACAGCCCTGAAAACAGATCTGAGGCGTGAAGATGAAAGCACAGTAATGATTCGGAACTATGGGGAGCTTCTTTTAGGGACTTGCCTGCTTTCCCAGGCATCTGTGCTCATGGAATACACCCAGGCGTGCGCGTGTTCACACACCAGTCTCTCTAACCAAGCACTAGTGCAGCTCACCCTCCGTTTGTACAGCCACAGGTCCCGGTTCTCTCCAGATAGCTGACGTCTCCTCTCTCCAATCTTCCTGTCCTTCTCCAAGTTGCTGCTACAGTCTCCCAGACTATTAGAGCCTAAGACAATTTAAGAAATTGTTTAATCCGGCCAGTTTAGAGATGAACAAAACTGCAGCTGAGATGGGCTTTTTGGCGGAGACTGGACTCTCAGGAGAATCTCTTTTAAGGAACGGGGTTGGAGAGAAGAGCAAATGAGGTGGCCGCCTGTAAGAGTCACACATCAAGCTCATCTAGTTATATGGACAGGTGGAGAAACGCCCATATCCATGCCTTGGCAAGCCAGCTGCCAAGAAGCTGAAATTCTCCCTAACGTAATAGTCGTAGAACTTTCACATACTCTTGGCAGAGGATTCAGGTTGGCACAGTTTCAAGgtttaattcatttaaagaaGAGCACAGCTG
The Lemur catta isolate mLemCat1 chromosome 20, mLemCat1.pri, whole genome shotgun sequence DNA segment above includes these coding regions:
- the NQO1 gene encoding NAD(P)H dehydrogenase [quinone] 1; translated protein: MAARKALIVLAHSERTSFNHAMKDAALEALKKKGWEVAVSDLYAMNFNPIISKKDITGKLKDPENFQYPVESVLAYKEGRLSPDIVAEQKKLEAADLVIFQFPLQWFGVPAILKGWFERVLIGEFAYSYAAMYDKGPFRNKKTLLSITTGGSGSMYSLQGVHGDMNVILWPLQSGTLHFCGFQVLEPQLTYSIGHTPADARIQILAGWKKRLENIWNETPLYFAPSSLFDLNFQAGFVMKKEVQDEQKNKKFGLSVGHHLGKSIPTDNQIKARK